The stretch of DNA atgTCCCTATCTATACATAGTCATACACAACTTCATTTTACTATATAAAGAGTAGAGATATCAATACAATCTTCAAACCAATTCATCCAAAAAGAATAAAACCATGTTGATGCCCCAAGTGATGAACCTGCAAACACGACCTATCCAAACGACATCGTTTTCGAGGTCGTTTAACAACAATCAAAAGTCATTATTCCTTCTTGAGAATAATAATATAGGATCACTAAGTAGTATTAGTAACCCTAATCCATTGTTACTAGTCTCAGCTGGTAATAGAGCTAGggttagtagtagtagtagtaatcATAGCAAAAGAGGGTTATTTGTTGCTCCAATAAAAGCTATTTTGATTGGAAATATTATTAACAAGTTAACTTCAAATGTTAGGCTTGTTGTGACTGTTTTACCAACCCTTGGTGGGGTTTTGACTAATGTTGGTATTGGAAAAGGAATTGATGATGCACAAGACTTTTTTGGTCATTCACTTCTCATTGAGCTAGCCAGTGCTGAACTTGATCCTAGTAAGaataatatatctatatatatatttagtatgattctatgttatatatgtgAGTATAGTCTCAAACATttgattttgttattatatatgtataccaAGTGCGCTATATGTAAATATACAGGCCTAACTTGGGTATAGGCGGGCTGGATTTGTGCCAGGCTTGTGTCTAGGGCTCACTTAATCCAGggttcaaaaatttattttttcttttaaaaatacatatttttttaatgattttgaaaaatactatttttttaataaggGTCTAAAAATAATTGTTCTCTTATGAATTACTACATTTCAGGATTGACCCTGCCTGTGCTTAGGGCCGACTTAGCATAGGGAACCAAAGAAGAAaaactttatctttttaaattatacattttgttttactaattttaaaaaataccatattttttttaaacaaaaagcccaaaaatagtttttttttcctatGACGAGAGCCAGTCCTAGGTATAGGCAGGCTAGATCCGCACCTAGGACCCACTCATTTTGAggtccaaataaaaaaaaattaccttttaaaaaagaggaaattacactctataccctttttatattgtcctcttttatttttaccctcttttttaaagtctattatttttacctctttttttaaacattgtactaattttgtccctatcagttcaagatactctccatgtaactctcttatgtcagggtattttgggtacaatacatataaaaagaggtatgtttcaaataaatataaaattagaggtaaatttgattaattgattaataaaaggggtatttttcaacttacccctttaaaaaatactatatttttaaagtaagggcccaattttttttttcctatgacCTATTTCAACTTAGGACCAGTCGTGCTTATGACCCataaatatatgttgtatataCTATATAAATAGATAAATTGATTCGTGCTATATACATATGTAaaaattaaagtttatatttattaaatataaaatttggctATAAAGTCTATATTGAATCCTCTTTCTCAATAAgcactaattattattatatgtactttcccttaattacacatataattattaattggcaAATGCTATGTTTCATATGAAGAAAGTGGATCGGAAAGGAAGAGGATCAAAGGGTATGCACACAAAACCAGTCTAATTGATATTCTTGGTAAGGTGACATACGAAGTAGATTTTGATATTCCAAAGGAATTTGGAGAGCTTGGGGCAATTCTTGTAGAGAATGAGCATCACAAAGAGATGTTCCTCAAGGACATTAAGATTGACGGCGAGGGCTTGCTTAATGGCCCCGTTACTATCAATTGCGAATCTTGGATTCATTCCAAGAGTCAGAATCCTCAAAAACGAGTCTTTTTCACCAATAAGGTACGTACATGACTCTAAAATTGTTGTCTCATCCCTTAAAACACattttgatgtatttttatgttgtactcttgttaatttgttgttaattttttattatttgtatgattttttgttgttgttttaatgttatttttttgttacttttatgtagttttcttattgtttttatagaaaaccgtaaaaataatgtaaaaaaaaaatctttgaaCGTAAATAATGTATTATGtaattatccaaaaaaaaatcgtaaaaattaaagaaaggtTATTAGGCCTCTCAGGGAGAGGGGTCTTGCGCCTGGCCATGTGTATATACGACTACACTCTTTTtggtataaaattttaaaataattttgtgtAACTATGCAGTCATTCTTGCCATCGAATACTCCAAGTGGATTAAAGAAACTGAGAGAAGAGGATCTAAAGAGCCTAAGAGGAAATGGTGAAGGACAACGCAAGAAGCATGAAAGAATCTACGACTATGATGTGTACAACGATCTCGGGAGTCCTGACCTAATGTCCGATCTCAAAAGGCCAGTTCTTGGTGGCAAAGAACACCCTTACCCTAGACGTTGTAGGACCGGTCGACATCCTTCCAGATCAGGTAACTGAGACTCaattcaaaatataatatatatttttttaatttatatatataaaatgataaaattctaactcatttgaaaagtttatgtatgtgatgaaaaaaaaatatatttttctaaatattttgaATCTCTTTGATTGGGAGACATAAGCCTAAACTTGAACACTACTACTAAGCCATGTTTGGAACTCCGGATAAGAACTTTGgatttgataaaataatccTAAGCCATGTTTGGTAATTTTTTGAGTTAGATCAAATTAAATCCCAAAAGCTTGACTATTTTAACCCACCAAGATGATGGTTTAATTTAGTCCAATGGtgctctttttatttttattgtttaagcttattttaaaatatataatatttatttatttaatttttgaaaatatgttatatttactatcaaaaaattcaaatattttttatttacttaatttattttgaatatattcttattttcattacatacaattatttaatctaaaatagtattttttatttcttaaaaaattataaacttatttaaaaatattttataatttattcaaTCTTACATTACACCAAACATATTAAATGAGACCTTAGGTGACGTTTGGTTGGGAAGAATAATAACATatcgaaataaaaataaaataaaataaaatttaaaatgcatagaaaaattattaaattttttcttatcatGCATTAGAATGATTTTTCTttccatttcaaaatagaatagtcattccactaaAATAGTAGAAAGACCATTCTATTGGAATAACGTTTCAATACTTTAatatacaaccaaataaaagaatgaaatgaaaattatttaatttctatttcattcaatttcattACTTCCAACTAAACAGTAAACACCACCTTATCCACTATCGAAATGACACcacatcattattttttttactttttgcggaaattaataatgaaattaattacaGATCCAAAGACAGAATCAAGATTATCATCGGACGTACTTTTCTACATACCTAGAGATGAAAACTTCTcagaaataaaacaaatgaCATTTGGAGCAAAGACACTATTCTCAGTTATGCATGCATTGGTACCATCACTAGAAGGACTTTTAGTTGATAAAGAAGGCTTCCCATATTTCACAGCCATTGATACACTCTTTGATGAAGGCATCAAAATCCCACCAAATCATCACAACAAATCTCTTCTCAAATCCGCCTTACCAAGGTTGGTCAAGGCTGCTTCTGATGTTGATGATGTTCTTCAATTCGTTCCTCCCGAACCAATGGACAGTAAGTATATTCATAATGATATGTGCACACATAAATTAcggtaataatttttttttgctatttttatttaataaatttgttattattatttttaggggACAAATTCTTTTGGTTAAGGGATGAGGAATTTGGAAGGCAGACTCTAGCTGGTCTTAATCCACATGGCATTCAATTGGTTAcggtaataattatattttaattttaaaatatataattcatttactaaaattagaaaataatgttattttctaaaaaaaaatgataataatcataataataaataaatagtgttcTTGCTATTCTAAATGTTCAATGTgcaatacaaaaaaataattatttttagtgataattttttaattataacataatttttttgtgattaattgtgacttttagttacaataaaagattacttgtgactaaagcatagtatttaaatacaatttattactattttatttttaatcacaacaaattataatttttgtgattaatacatttagtcacagaccttttaatcacaacataggaatgataatttatattaattaatcacaattattttacttttagttacaatgtaaattttttgtagtgatatattttaatactgtaattaattatacttatatataaaCGATATATGTAATTTATGTGCAGGAATGGCCACTAAAAAGTAAACTTGATCCAAATGTGTATGGCTCAGCAGAATCAGCAATCACCAAAGAAATTATTGATAAAGAGATCAAAGGTTTCATGACTGTTGAAGAGGtacactaattaataaattactatatatatttgtatatgtaatattttgtaattcataataaataaataaaaatataacaatttaTAATGCAGGCAATAGAACAAAAGAAGTTGTTTATGTTAGACTACATGGATTTGTTATTACCATTTGTGGAAAAAGTAAGAGAACTTGAAGGAACAACTTTGTATGGATCAAGAGCATTGTTTTTCCTGACTGAAGAAGGTACATTAAGGCCTTTGGCTATTGAGCTCACTAGACCACAAATGGATGATAAGCCACAATGGAAGCAAGTCTTTACACCTACTTGGAATGCAACTGGTGATTGGCTATGGAGGCTCGCGAAAGCTCATGTTCTTGCTCATGATTCTGGTGTTCACCAACTCGTTAGTCACTGGTCAGTATTATATGATACATATGCTCTCAtaaattatactaaaatattaggtaattagttaaaaattttgttttctGAACTTCGGTACATGTACCAAATTTCTCCCCCCCCTCCCGTGAAATTTTGTAGACTGTAAAAAATGTcacctaaactattgagattgttggattcaaATTTTATTATCCAATTTTACTAATGGAGgcttaacatggatgaaagtttaagGGATACAATTTATTACATATCAATTAGTTCTGAGGCACAATTTGGCACATGGGCAATCCccacattagtaaaattgaatagaaTTGgataaaaatccttaaattcaacaatctcactAGTTCAAGAGAATTTTTAAAGGCTTGAAAAGTTAAGGAGGCAAAATTtactacatgtcaaaatttaaaaggaaaaattctaattggccaaaatattatacaCACTAACGTGAAataaattcaattttttaattaacagtgctaaattacatttaagaatcacattattaatattaattttgtgtttttgtTTTAGGTTAAGGACACATTGTGTGACAGAACCATACATAATAGCAACAAAAAGGCAACTGAGTGCAATGCACCCTATATTTAGATTGTTGCACCCTCATTTTAGATACACAATGGAAATCAATGCCTTAGCTCGTCAACTACTAATAAATTCAAATGGAATAATAGAAAGCACATTCTCACCTGGTAAATTCTCAATGGAGATAAGTTCTGCTGCTTATGACAAACTATGGCGATTCGATCATGAGGCCTTGCCAGCAGATCTTATAAGCAGAGGAATAGCAACAGAGGACCCTGACTCTCCACATGGCCTGAAATTAAACATCGAAGATTACCCTTTTGCCAACGATGGCCTCCTCATCTGGGATGCCCTTAAACAATGGGTTACTAGTTATGTGAACCACTACTACTCAGATTCAAGCCAAGTTGAGTTAGATGAGGAGTTGCAATCTTGGTGGACAGAAATTCGAACAGTTGGGCATGAAGATAAGAAAGATGAGCCATGGTGGCCTACTCTTGAGACACCAGAAGACCTTATTCAAATTCTAACAACTATAGTTTGGGTGACATCCGGTCACCATGCAGCTGTAAACTTTGGTCAATACACGTATGCAGGATATTTCCCTAACCGAGCAACAATAGCTAGAACCAATGTCCCAACAGAAGATCCCACAGATGAAGAGTGGAAATACTTTATTGACAAACCTGAAGGGACTCTCTTGCAATGCTTACCTTCTAAGCTTCAAGCGGCTAAAGTAATGGCGGTTTTGAATGTGTTGTCTACTCATTCGCCCGAAGAAGAGTATCTTGGGGAGGCTTTGGAGCCTTCCTGGGGTGATGATACTTACATAAAGGCCACTTTTGAACAATTTAGTGGGAGATTGAAGGAGATTGAAGGGATTATTGATGAAAGGAATGGTAATCAAGAATTGAGGAATAGAAATGGAGCTGGGATTGCTCCTTATGAGCTTTTGAAGCCATCTTCTGAGCCTGGTGTGACTGGAATGGGTGTTCCTTATagtatttctatttaaagatAATGA from Cannabis sativa cultivar Pink pepper isolate KNU-18-1 chromosome 2, ASM2916894v1, whole genome shotgun sequence encodes:
- the LOC115719613 gene encoding linoleate 13S-lipoxygenase 2-1, chloroplastic gives rise to the protein MLMPQVMNLQTRPIQTTSFSRSFNNNQKSLFLLENNNIGSLSSISNPNPLLLVSAGNRARVSSSSSNHSKRGLFVAPIKAILIGNIINKLTSNVRLVVTVLPTLGGVLTNVGIGKGIDDAQDFFGHSLLIELASAELDPKSGSERKRIKGYAHKTSLIDILGKVTYEVDFDIPKEFGELGAILVENEHHKEMFLKDIKIDGEGLLNGPVTINCESWIHSKSQNPQKRVFFTNKSFLPSNTPSGLKKLREEDLKSLRGNGEGQRKKHERIYDYDVYNDLGSPDLMSDLKRPVLGGKEHPYPRRCRTGRHPSRSDPKTESRLSSDVLFYIPRDENFSEIKQMTFGAKTLFSVMHALVPSLEGLLVDKEGFPYFTAIDTLFDEGIKIPPNHHNKSLLKSALPRLVKAASDVDDVLQFVPPEPMDRDKFFWLRDEEFGRQTLAGLNPHGIQLVTEWPLKSKLDPNVYGSAESAITKEIIDKEIKGFMTVEEAIEQKKLFMLDYMDLLLPFVEKVRELEGTTLYGSRALFFLTEEGTLRPLAIELTRPQMDDKPQWKQVFTPTWNATGDWLWRLAKAHVLAHDSGVHQLVSHWLRTHCVTEPYIIATKRQLSAMHPIFRLLHPHFRYTMEINALARQLLINSNGIIESTFSPGKFSMEISSAAYDKLWRFDHEALPADLISRGIATEDPDSPHGLKLNIEDYPFANDGLLIWDALKQWVTSYVNHYYSDSSQVELDEELQSWWTEIRTVGHEDKKDEPWWPTLETPEDLIQILTTIVWVTSGHHAAVNFGQYTYAGYFPNRATIARTNVPTEDPTDEEWKYFIDKPEGTLLQCLPSKLQAAKVMAVLNVLSTHSPEEEYLGEALEPSWGDDTYIKATFEQFSGRLKEIEGIIDERNGNQELRNRNGAGIAPYELLKPSSEPGVTGMGVPYSISI